DNA from Syntrophorhabdaceae bacterium:
GCGCCTCTTCAAACTTGCCCTCGGCAATCAACCGGGCATATCCTACGGTATCTTGGTGAATGGGGCAAGCCCTTTGACAGGGAGGAGGCGGGCCGTGCTTTTCCGGCCGCTCCTCAGTAATCTTTTCCCGGTAGACTGCGCCCCGGAGGCTCATTTCTTCTTCCCGATACTCCGGTATGGCCTCGGCCGGGCAGCCGTCGATACAGATGTTGCATACCTTGCATCGATCCATCTCGATAACCGGTCTGTGTGTTCTTCCTTCAAACATGGACGTTTCTCCCGATTCTCATCCCCGCTTCGAAAGCCTTCAAATTCAATTCGTGGAAGCGTTCCCTCACATGCCCAAGAATTGCCTTTTTAGACCCTTCCGGTGATACGATCCCAGTGATGGCGACGAAGGCACCCAAGAGCACAAGGTTTGCCATTTGTTGGTTATTCAGATTCTTGAGTGCGTAGTCGGTTGCCTGCACCGGGAGCTGTCTAACTGTAGCTATAGCTCTTGGGGTCACAAATCCGGGGTCGTAGAGAATAAGACTGTCCACCGAGCGCACCTCCGCACTGTACAAGTCATAGGTGGCCTGCGACATGGCGATAAGAAAATCAGGGCTAATCAGATGGGGAAAGTCAATAGGCCTATCAGAAAGAATCACCTCTGATCGGCAGTCTGAGCCTCGCGCCTGGGCGCCGTACACGTTGGATCCG
Protein-coding regions in this window:
- a CDS encoding 2-oxoacid:acceptor oxidoreductase family protein; translation: MRSLVQVRLSGSGGQGIVMAGLLLGAAGANDGKFVSGSNVYGAQARGSDCRSEVILSDRPIDFPHLISPDFLIAMSQATYDLYSAEVRSVDSLILYDPGFVTPRAIATVRQLPVQATDYALKNLNNQQMANLVLLGAFVAITGIVSPEGSKKAILGHVRERFHELNLKAFEAGMRIGRNVHV